Proteins found in one Lates calcarifer isolate ASB-BC8 linkage group LG8, TLL_Latcal_v3, whole genome shotgun sequence genomic segment:
- the LOC108899107 gene encoding protocadherin gamma-A12-like isoform X4 → MGDKGFSALGPILCFASFIVTLHLVLGDLSYSIPEEMKRGAVIGNIAKDLGLDLRTLSSRKARVDFEGTRKRYCDMKLNTGDLVTSEIIDRESLCGKKPSCVLKVDLVLENPLELHHVSLHIQDVNDNSPKFRENLIEIEISESAEKGNRFSIEQAHDADIGQNAVQRYNLQKNDNFILAVNNNKLELVLENKLDREKQKELNLLLTALDGGSPQRSGTVVIHVTVLDANDNAPVFSQAVYKASLPENSPPDTVVIKVSATDADEGVNGDVTYQFGHVPDEDVNVFSIDPKTGEIRVTGVIDFEERSSFEISVQAKDGLGLTSYAKVIIDVTDINDNAPLIYLKSLTNPIPENVSPGTEVGIINVQDEDSENNRQVRCSIQQNVPFKLVPSIKNYYSLVTTGQLDRELVSDYNITITATDKGSPPLSSSKTVQLSVADINDNPPVFEEQSYSAYVTENNKPGSTLCSVSARDPDWRQNGTVIYSLLPGEVNGAPVSSYLSVNGDTGVIHAVRSFDYEQFRSFKVHVMARDNGSPPLSSNVTVSVFISDVNDNSPQILYPGPEGNSFMTELVPKAAHGGSLVSKVIAVDADSGQNAWLSYHIVKSSDTGLFSIGVHSGEIRTQRDISESDSMKQNLIVSVKDNGQPSLSATCSMYLLISDNLAEVPELKDISYDEKNSKLTSYLIIALVSVSTFFLTFIIIILGVRFCRRRKPRLLFDGAVAIPSAYLPPNYADVDGTGTLRSTYNYDAYLTTGSRTSDFKFVTSYNDNTLPADQTLRKSPSDFADAFGTCDGSPEVGTHYNLFNSCSVF, encoded by the coding sequence ATGGGAGACAAAGGATTTTCAGCACTAGGCCCGATCCTCTGCTTCGCTTCCTTTATTGTAACGCTGCATCTCGTTCTTGGAGATCTGAGTTATTCTATTCCAGAAGAAATGAAACGAGGAGCCGTTATCGGAAATATAGCGAAGGATCTCGGTCTCGATCTGAGGACCTTATCTTCCCGAAAGGCCCGTGTTGATTTTGAAGGGACTCGTAAGCGGTACTGTGACATGAAGCTGAATACCGGGGATTTGGTCACATCAGAAATAATTGACAGAGAAAGTCTTTGTGGCAAGAAACCATCATGTGTGCTCAAAGTCGATCTGGTGTTAGAAAATCCCTTAGAGCTTCATCATGTAAGTCTTCATATTCAAGATGTAAACGACAACTCGCCAAAATTCAGAGAAAATTTGATTGAAATTGAAATAAGTGAGTCAGCTGAGAAGGGTAACCGCTTCTCAATCGAGCAGGCCCATGATGCAGATATAGGTCAAAATGCTGTTCAAAGGTACAACctacaaaaaaatgacaactttATTCTCGCTGTTAACAATAACAAGCTGGAACTTGTACTGGAGAACAAACTTGAtcgagagaaacaaaaagagctCAATTTGCTTCTCACAGCTTTAGATGGTGGGTCTCCTCAGAGATCAGGTACTGTAGTCATACACGTCACTGTGCTGGATGCTAATGATAACGCCCCAGTGTTTAGCCAGGCCGTTTATAAAGCCAGTCTGCCTGAAAACTCTCCTCCAGATACCGTAGTGATTAAAGTTAGTGCTACTGACGCAGATGAAGGAGTGAATGGAGACGTGACATATCAGTTTGGCCATGTGCCTGATGaagatgtaaatgtgttttctattgATCCTAAAACAGGAGAAATTAGAGTAACTGGTGTGATTGACTTTGAAGAAAGGAGCTCTTTTGAAATAAGTGTGCAAGCTAAAGACGGTTTGGGGCTAACCTCGTACGCCAAAGTTATAATAGATGTTACTGATATAAATGATAACGCCCCACTTATTTACCTGAAATCACTGACTAACCCCATACCTGAGAACGTGTCACCTGGTACAGAGGTGGGCATCATTAACGTGCAGGATGAAGATTCTGAGAATAACAGACAGGTCCGCTGCTCCATTCAGcaaaatgttccttttaaattagttccctcaattaaaaactattattcTCTGGTGACCACAGGACAACTGGACCGTGAACTAGTGTctgattacaacattacaatcacagccactgacaagggctctccacctctgtcctcctctaaaactgttcagttatctgtagctgacatcaacgacaacccacctgtgtttgaggaacagtCCTACAGCgcatatgtgacagaaaataacaaacctggCTCCACTTTATGTTCCGTTAGTGCTCGAGACCCCGACTGGAGACAAAACggtacagtgatttattctctgttacCTGGTGAGGTGAACGGTGCCCCGGTGTCCTCCTATCTGTCTGTTAACGGAGACACGGGGGTGATCCACGCTGTGAGGTCGTTTGATTATGAACAGTTCAGGAGCTTTAAAGTCCACGTGATGGCCAGAGACAacggttctcctcctctgagcagcaacGTGACCGTCAGTGTCTTCATATCGGATGTGAACGACAACTCTCCTCAGATACTGTACCCCGGGCCGGAGGGCAACTCGTTCATGACCGAGCTGGTCCCCAAAGCTGCACACGGAGGCTCTCTGGTGTCCAAAGTGATAGCGGTGGACGCGGACTCCGGACAGAACGCCTGGCTGTCCTATCATATAGTCAAATCGAGTGATACGGGACTTTTCAGTATTGGTGTCCACAGCGGAGAGATCAGGACACAGCGGgacatttctgaatctgacagcatgaaacagaaccttattgtgtcagtgaaagataacggacagccctctctctctgccacctgttccatgtatttacttatttctgataACTTGGCTGAGGTGCCAGAACTGAAGGATATTTCTTATGATGAGAAGAATTCCAAACTCACCTCTTATCTGATCATCGCGCTGGTATCTGTTTCTAcattttttctgactttcattatcatcattctgGGTGTGAGGTTTTGTCGCAGGAGAAAGCCCAGACTGTTGTTTGACGGAGCAGTCGCTATCCCCAGCGCTTATCTCCCTCCTAATTACGCAGATGTTGACGGCACAGGAACTTTACGCAGCACTTACAATTATGACGCCTACCTGACAACAG
- the LOC108899107 gene encoding protocadherin gamma-A11-like isoform X1: MGDKGFSALGSVFCLASIIVTLRLVHGDLSYSIPEEIKRGNVIGNIAKDLGLDLRTLSSRRARVDFEGTTKHYCDIKLNTGDLITSERIDRESLCGKKPSCVVIVDLVLENPLELHHVSFHIQDVNDNSPKFRENLIEIEIWESAEKGNRFSIEQAHDADIGQNAVQRYNLQKNDNFILAVDNNKLELVLENKLDREKQKELNLLLTALDGGSPQRSGTVVIHVTVLDANDNAPVFSQAVYKASLPENSPPDTVVIKVSATDADEGVNGDVTYQFGHVSDEDVNVFSIDPKTGEIRVTGMIDFEDRRSFEINVQAKDGLGLTSYAKVIIDVTDINDNAPVIYLKSLTNPIPENVSPGTEVGIINVQDRDSENNRQVRCSIQQNVPFKLVPSIKNYYSLVTTGQLDRELVSDYNITITATDEGSPPLSSSKTVQLSVADINDNPPVFEEQSYSAYVTENNKPGSTLCSVSARDPDWRQNGTVIYSLLPGEVNGAPVSSYLSVNGDTGVIHAVRSFDYEQFRSFKVHVMARDNGSPPLSSNVTVSVFISDVNDNSPRILYPGPEGNLFMTELVPKAAHGGSLVSKVIAVDADSGQNAWLSYHIVKSSDPGLFSIGLHSGEIRTQRDISESDSMKQNLIVSVKDNGQPSLSATCSMYLLISDNLAEVPELKDISYDEKNSKLTSYLIIALVSVSTFFLTFIIIILGVRFCRRRKPRLLFDGAVAIPSAYLPPNYADVDGTGTLRSTYNYDAYLTTGSRTSDFKFVTSYNDNTLPADQTLRKSPSDFADAFGTCDGSPEVGTHYNLFNSCSVF, translated from the exons ATGGGGGACAAAGGATTTTCAGCGCTAGGCTCTGTCTTCTGCCTCGCTTCCATTATTGTAACGCTACGCCTCGTTCATGGAGATCTGAGTTATTCTATTCCAGAGGAGATAAAACGAGGCAATGTTATTGGAAATATAGCGAAGGACCTCGGTCTTGATCTGAGGACCTTATCTTCCCGGAGGGCTCGTGTTGATTTTGAGGGAACTACTAAGCACTACTGTGACATTAAGCTGAATACCGGAGATTTGATCACATCGGAGAGAATTGACAGAGAAAGTCTTTGTGGCAAGAAACCCTCCTGCGTTGTGATAGTAGACTTGGTATTAGAAAATCCACTAGAGCTTCATCATGTAAGTTTTCATATTCAAGATGTAAACGACAATTCGCCAAAATTCAGAGAAAATTTGATTGAAATAGAAATATGGGAGTCAGCTGAAAAGGGTAACCGCTTCTCAATCGAGCAGGCCCATGATGCAGATATAGGACAAAACGCTGTTCAAAGGTACAACctacaaaaaaatgacaactttATTCTCGCTGTTGACAATAACAAGCTGGAACTTGTACTGGAGAACAAACTTGAtcgagagaaacaaaaagagctgAATTTGCTTCTCACAGCTTTAGATGGTGGGTCTCCTCAGAGATCAGGTACCGTAGTCATACACGTCACTGTGCTGGATGCTAATGATAACGCCCCAGTGTTTAGCCAGGCCGTTTATAAAGCCAGTCTGCCTGAAAACTCTCCTCCAGATACCGTAGTGATTAAAGTTAGTGCTACTGACGCAGATGAAGGAGTGAATGGAGACGTGACATATCAGTTTGGCCATGTGTCTGATGaagatgtaaatgtattttctattgATCCAAAAACGGGAGAAATTAGAGTAACTGGTATGATTGACTTTGAAGACAGACGTTCTTTTGAAATAAATGTGCAAGCTAAAGATGGTTTGGGGCTAACCTCATACGCCAAAGTTATAATAGATGTTACTGATATAAATGATAATGCTCCAGTGATATATCTGAAATCACTGACTAACCCCATACCTGAGAACGTGTCACCTGGTACAGAGGTGGGCATCATTAACGTGCAGGACAGAGACTCTGAGAATAACAGACAGGTCCGCTGCTCCATTCAGCAAAATGTCCCTTTTAAATTAGTTCCCTcaattaaaaactattattcTCTGGTGACCACAGGACAGCTGGACCGTGAACTAGTGTctgattacaacattacaatcacAGCCACTGACGAgggctctccacctctgtcctcatctaaaactgttcagttatctgtagctgacatcaacgacaacccacctgtgtttgaggaacagtCCTACAGCgcatatgtgacagaaaataacaaacctggCTCCACTTTATGTTCCGTTAGTGCTCGAGACCCCGACTGGAGACAAAACggtacagtgatttattctctgttacCTGGTGAGGTGAACGGTGCCCCGGTGTCCTCCTATCTGTCTGTTAACGGAGACACGGGGGTGATCCACGCTGTGAGGTCGTTTGATTATGAACAGTTCAGGAGCTTTAAAGTCCACGTGATGGCCAGAGACAacggttctcctcctctgagcagcaacGTGACCGTCAGTGTCTTCATATCGGATGTGAATGACAACTCTCCTCGGATACTGTACCCCGGCCCGGAGGGCAACTTGTTCATGACCGAGCTGGTCCCCAAAGCTGCACACGGAGGCTCTCTGGTGTCCAAAGTGATAGCGGTGGACGCGGACTCCGGACAGAACGCCTGGCTGTCCTATCATATAGTCAAATCGAGTGATCCGGGACTTTTCAGTATTGGTCTCCACAGCGGAGAGATCAGGACACAGCGGgacatttctgaatctgacagcatgaaacagaatcttattgtgtcagtgaaagataacggacagccctctctctctgccacctgttccatgtatttacttatttctgataACTTGGCTGAGGTGCCAGAACTGAAGGATATTTCTTATGATGAGAAGAATTCCAAACTGACCTCTTATCTAATTATCGCGCTGGTTTCTGTGTCCACCTTTTTCCTgactttcattatcatcatcctgGGTGTGAG GTTTTGTCGCAGGAGAAAGCCCAGACTGTTGTTTGACGGAGCAGTCGCCATCCCCAGCGCTTATCTCCCTCCTAATTACGCAGATGTTGACGGCACAGGAACTTTACGCAGCACTTACAATTATGACGCCTACCTGACAACAG
- the LOC108899107 gene encoding protocadherin gamma-A11-like isoform X2, with protein sequence MGDKGFSALGSVFCLASIIVTLRLVHGDLSYSIPEEIKRGNVIGNIAKDLGLDLRTLSSRRARVDFEGTTKHYCDIKLNTGDLITSERIDRESLCGKKPSCVVIVDLVLENPLELHHVSFHIQDVNDNSPKFRENLIEIEIWESAEKGNRFSIEQAHDADIGQNAVQRYNLQKNDNFILAVDNNKLELVLENKLDREKQKELNLLLTALDGGSPQRSGTVVIHVTVLDANDNAPVFSQAVYKASLPENSPPDTVVIKVSATDADEGVNGDVTYQFGHVSDEDVNVFSIDPKTGEIRVTGMIDFEDRRSFEINVQAKDGLGLTSYAKVIIDVTDINDNAPVIYLKSLTNPIPENVSPGTEVGIINVQDRDSENNRQVRCSIQQNVPFKLVPSIKNYYSLVTTGQLDRELVSDYNITITATDEGSPPLSSSKTVQLSVADINDNPPVFEEQSYSAYVTENNKPGSTLCSVSARDPDWRQNGTVIYSLLPGDVNGAPVSSYLSVNGDTGVIHAVRSFDYEQFRSFKVHVMARDNGSPPLSSNVTVSVFTSDVNDNSPQILYPGPEGNSFMTELVPKAAHGGSLVSKVIAVDADSGQNAWLSYHIVKSSDPGLFTIGLHSGEIRTQRDISESDSMKQNLIVSVKDNGQPSLSATCSMYLLISDNLAEVPELKDISYDEKNSKLTSYLIIALVSVSTFFLTFIIIILGVRFCRRRKPRLLFDGAVAIPSAYLPPNYADVDGTGTLRSTYNYDAYLTTGSRTSDFKFVTSYNDNTLPADQTLRKSPSDFADAFGTCDGSPEVGTHYNLFNSCSVF encoded by the exons ATGGGGGACAAAGGATTTTCAGCGCTAGGCTCTGTCTTCTGCCTCGCTTCCATTATTGTAACGCTACGCCTCGTTCATGGAGATCTGAGTTATTCTATTCCAGAGGAGATAAAACGAGGCAATGTTATTGGAAATATAGCGAAGGACCTCGGTCTTGATCTGAGGACCTTATCTTCCCGGAGGGCTCGTGTTGATTTTGAGGGAACTACTAAGCACTACTGTGACATTAAGCTGAATACCGGAGATTTGATCACATCGGAGAGAATTGACAGAGAAAGTCTTTGTGGCAAGAAACCCTCCTGCGTTGTGATAGTAGACTTGGTATTAGAAAATCCACTAGAGCTTCATCATGTAAGTTTTCATATTCAAGATGTAAACGACAATTCGCCAAAATTCAGAGAAAATTTGATTGAAATAGAAATATGGGAGTCAGCTGAAAAGGGTAACCGCTTCTCAATCGAGCAGGCCCATGATGCAGATATAGGACAAAACGCTGTTCAAAGGTACAACctacaaaaaaatgacaactttATTCTCGCTGTTGACAATAACAAGCTGGAACTTGTACTGGAGAACAAACTTGAtcgagagaaacaaaaagagctgAATTTGCTTCTCACAGCTTTAGATGGTGGGTCTCCTCAGAGATCAGGTACCGTAGTCATACACGTCACTGTGCTGGATGCTAATGATAACGCCCCAGTGTTTAGCCAGGCCGTTTATAAAGCCAGTCTGCCTGAAAACTCTCCTCCAGATACCGTAGTGATTAAAGTTAGTGCTACTGACGCAGATGAAGGAGTGAATGGAGACGTGACATATCAGTTTGGCCATGTGTCTGATGaagatgtaaatgtattttctattgATCCAAAAACGGGAGAAATTAGAGTAACTGGTATGATTGACTTTGAAGACAGACGTTCTTTTGAAATAAATGTGCAAGCTAAAGATGGTTTGGGGCTAACCTCATACGCCAAAGTTATAATAGATGTTACTGATATAAATGATAATGCTCCAGTGATATATCTGAAATCACTGACTAACCCCATACCTGAGAACGTGTCACCTGGTACAGAGGTGGGCATCATTAACGTGCAGGACAGAGACTCTGAGAATAACAGACAGGTCCGCTGCTCCATTCAGCAAAATGTCCCTTTTAAATTAGTTCCCTcaattaaaaactattattcTCTGGTGACCACAGGACAGCTGGACCGTGAACTAGTGTctgattacaacattacaatcacAGCCACTGACGAgggctctccacctctgtcctcatctaaaactgttcagttatctgtagctgacatcaacgacaacccacctgtgtttgaggaacagtCCTACAGCgcatatgtgacagaaaataacaaacctggCTCCACTTTATGTTCCGTTAGTGCTCGAGACCCCGACTGGAGACAAAACggtacagtgatttattctctgttacCTG GTGATGTGAACGGTGCCCCGGTGTCCTCCTATCTGTCTGTTAACGGAGACACGGGGGTGATCCACGCTGTGAGGTCGTTTGATTATGAACAGTTCAGGAGCTTTAAAGTCCACGTGATGGCCAGAGACAacggttctcctcctctgagcagcaacGTGACCGTCAGTGTCTTTACATCGGATGTGAACGACAATTCTCCTCAGATACTGTACCCCGGGCCGGAGGGCAACTCGTTCATGACCGAGCTGGTTCCCAAAGCTGCACACGGAGGCTCCCTGGTGTCCAAAGTGATAGCGGTGGACGCGGACTCCGGACAGAACGCCTGGCTGTCCTATCATATAGTCAAATCCAGTGATCCAGGACTTTTCACTATTGGTCTCCACAGCGGAGAGATCAGGACACAGCGGgacatttctgaatctgacagcatgaaacagaaccttattgtgtcagtgaaagataacggacagccctctctctctgccacctgttccatgtatttacttatttctgataACTTGGCTGAGGTGCCAGAACTGAAGGATATTTCTTACGATGAGAAGAATTCCAAACTGACCTCTTATCTGATCATCGCGCTGGTTTCCGTCTCTAcattttttctgactttcattatcatcattctgGGTGTGAGGTTTTGTCGCAGGAGAAAGCCCAGACTGTTGTTTGACGGAGCAGTCGCCATCCCCAGCGCTTATCTCCCTCCTAATTACGCAGATGTTGACGGCACAGGAACTTTACGCAGCACTTACAATTATGACGCCTACCTGACAACAG
- the LOC108899107 gene encoding protocadherin gamma-A11-like isoform X3, with the protein MGDKGFSALGPILCFASFIVTLHLVHGDLSYSIPEEMKRGAVIGNIAKDLGLDLRTLSSRKARVDFEGTRKRYCDMNLNTGDLVTSEVIDRESLCGKKPSCVFKVDLVLENPLELHRVSLHIQDVNDNSPKFKKDLIEMEIRESADKGNRFSIEEAHDADIGQNAVQRYNLQKNDNFILAVDSNKVELVLENTLDREKQKELNLLLTALDGGSPQRSGNVVIHVTVLDANDNAPVFSQAVYKASLPENSPPDTIVIKVSATDADEGVNGDVAYDFGHLSDEDINVFSIDPKTGEIRVSGVIDFEERSSFEIRVEAKDGLGLTSYAKVIIDVSDINDNAPVIYLKSLTNPIPENVSPGTEVGIINVQDEDSENNRQVRCSIQQNVPFKLVPSIKNYYSLVTTGQLDRELVSDYNITVTATDEGSPPLSSFKTVQLSVADINDNPPVFEEQSYSAYVTENNKPGSTLCSVSARDPDWRQNGTVIYSLLPGDVNGAPVSSYLSVNGDTGVIHAVRSFDYEQFRSFKVHVMARDNGSPPLSSNVTVSVFTSDVNDNSPQILYPGPEGNSFMTELVPKAAHGGSLVSKVIAVDADSGQNAWLSYHIVKSSDPGLFTIGLHSGEIRTQRDISESDSMKQNLIVSVKDNGQPSLSATCSMYLLISDNLAEVPELKDISYDEKNSKLTSYLIIALVSVSTFFLTFIIIILGVRFCRRRKPRLLFDGAVAIPSAYLPPNYADVDGTGTLRSTYNYDAYLTTGSRTSDFKFVTSYNDNTLPADQTLRKSPSDFADAFGTCDGSPEVGTHYNLFNSCSVF; encoded by the exons ATGGGAGACAAAGGATTTTCAGCACTAGGCCCGATCCTCTGCTTCGCTTCCTTTATTGTAACGCTGCATCTCGTTCATGGAGATCTGAGTTATTCTATTCCAGAAGAAATGAAACGAGGAGCTGTTATTGGAAATATAGCGAAGGATCTCGGTCTCGATCTGAGGACCTTATCTTCCCGAAAGGCCCGTGTTGATTTTGAAGGGACTCGTAAGCGGTACTGTGACATGAACCTGAATACCGGGGATTTGGTCACATCAGAAGTAATTGACAGAGAAAGTCTTTGTGGCAAGAAACCATCGTGTGTGTTCAAAGTCGATCTGGTGTTAGAAAATCCGTTAGAGCTTCATCGTGTAAGTCTTCATATTCAAGATGTAAACGACAACTCgccaaagtttaaaaaagatttGATTGAAATGGAAATAAGAGAATCGGCAGACAAGGGGAACCGCTTCTCAATCGAGGAGGCCCATGACGCAGATATAGGTCAAAACGCTGTTCAGAGATACAACctacaaaaaaatgacaactttATTCTCGCTGTTGACAGCAACAAGGTTGAACTCGTGTTGGAGAATACACTTGAtcgagagaaacaaaaagagctgAATTTGCTTCTCACAGCTTTAGATGGTGGGTCTCCTCAGAGATCAGGTAACGTAGTCATACACGTCACTGTGCTGGATGCTAATGATAACGCCCCAGTGTTTAGCCAGGCTGTTTATAAAGCCAGTCTGCCTGAAAACTCTCCTCCAGATACCATAGTGATTAAAGTTAGTGCTACTGACGCAGATGAAGGAGTGAATGGAGATGTGGCATATGACTTTGGTCACCTCTCTGATGAagatataaatgtattttctattgATCCAAAAACGGGAGAAATTAGAGTAAGTGGTGTGATTGACTTCGAGGAAAGAAGCTCTTTTGAAATTAGAGTTGAGGCTAAAGACGGTTTGGGGCTAACCTCCTACGCCAAAGTTATAATAGATGTTTCTGATATAAATGACAATGCTCCAGTGATATATCTGAAGTCACTGACTAACCCCATACCTGAGAACGTGTCACCTGGTACAGAGGTGGGCATCATTAACGTGCAGGATGAAGACTCTGAAAACAACAGACAGGTCCGCTGCTCGATTCAGCAAAATGTCCCTTTTAAATTAGTTCCTTCtattaaaaactattattcTCTGGTGACCACAGGACAACTGGACCGTGAACTAGTGTCTGATTACAACATTACAGTCACAGCCACTGACGAgggctctccacctctgtcctcctttaaaactgttcagttatctgtagctgacatcaacgacaacccacctgtgtttgaggaacagtCCTACAGCgcatatgtgacagaaaataacaaacctggCTCCACTTTATGTTCCGTTAGTGCTCGAGACCCCGACTGGAGACAAAACggtacagtgatttattctctgttacCTG GTGATGTGAACGGTGCCCCGGTGTCCTCCTATCTGTCTGTTAACGGAGACACGGGGGTGATCCACGCTGTGAGGTCGTTTGATTATGAACAGTTCAGGAGCTTTAAAGTCCACGTGATGGCCAGAGACAacggttctcctcctctgagcagcaacGTGACCGTCAGTGTCTTTACATCGGATGTGAACGACAATTCTCCTCAGATACTGTACCCCGGGCCGGAGGGCAACTCGTTCATGACCGAGCTGGTTCCCAAAGCTGCACACGGAGGCTCCCTGGTGTCCAAAGTGATAGCGGTGGACGCGGACTCCGGACAGAACGCCTGGCTGTCCTATCATATAGTCAAATCCAGTGATCCAGGACTTTTCACTATTGGTCTCCACAGCGGAGAGATCAGGACACAGCGGgacatttctgaatctgacagcatgaaacagaaccttattgtgtcagtgaaagataacggacagccctctctctctgccacctgttccatgtatttacttatttctgataACTTGGCTGAGGTGCCAGAACTGAAGGATATTTCTTACGATGAGAAGAATTCCAAACTGACCTCTTATCTGATCATCGCGCTGGTTTCCGTCTCTAcattttttctgactttcattatcatcattctgGGTGTGAGGTTTTGTCGCAGGAGAAAGCCCAGACTGTTGTTTGACGGAGCAGTCGCCATCCCCAGCGCTTATCTCCCTCCTAATTACGCAGATGTTGACGGCACAGGAACTTTACGCAGCACTTACAATTATGACGCCTACCTGACAACAG